From Candidatus Zixiibacteriota bacterium, a single genomic window includes:
- the rplK gene encoding 50S ribosomal protein L11, with protein sequence MAKKVTGFIKLQIPAGSANPAPPVGPALGQHGVNIMEFCKAFNARTQKQAGNIIPVVITVYQDKSFTFITKTPPAADLLRKAAKLKKASSVPNRDKVGSVTLKQVREIAEMKMPDLNAADVEAAMKMVAGTARSMGIEVVS encoded by the coding sequence ATGGCTAAAAAAGTAACTGGATTCATAAAACTACAGATTCCGGCCGGAAGCGCCAACCCGGCTCCGCCGGTAGGACCGGCGCTGGGCCAGCATGGCGTCAATATCATGGAATTCTGTAAAGCGTTTAACGCGAGAACTCAGAAGCAGGCTGGTAATATCATCCCGGTGGTGATTACAGTCTACCAGGATAAATCTTTTACATTCATAACCAAGACGCCTCCAGCGGCAGATCTTTTACGCAAGGCCGCCAAGCTGAAAAAAGCATCGTCGGTTCCCAATCGTGACAAGGTCGGATCTGTGACCCTCAAGCAAGTGCGCGAGATAGCGGAGATGAAGATGCCGGATTTGAATGCGGCGGATGTCGAGGCGGCGATGAAGATGGTGGCCGGAACGGCCCGCAGTATGGGTATAGAGGTCGTCAGTTAA
- the nusG gene encoding transcription termination/antitermination factor NusG, protein MGELQWYVVHTYSGHEAKAKKLLEKEVEHRGLEELFGEILVPVEKVTEMRSGKKSTQNKKFLPSYILIQVDLNNETQHLVTSTPGITSFVGSGGKPVPITEAEAKRVMGQMDKAKAIEEGEFPFKTGDAVKVTDGPFTDFSGFISEINMERKKAKVMVSIFGRPTPVELDFLQIGAAT, encoded by the coding sequence ATTCGGGCCATGAAGCCAAGGCCAAAAAGCTTTTAGAGAAAGAGGTCGAGCACCGCGGGCTGGAGGAATTGTTCGGCGAGATACTGGTTCCGGTTGAAAAAGTTACGGAGATGAGATCCGGTAAGAAGTCGACCCAGAACAAGAAGTTTCTGCCCAGTTACATTTTGATTCAGGTCGACCTCAACAACGAAACTCAGCACCTGGTTACCAGTACCCCGGGTATAACCTCGTTTGTAGGATCCGGCGGCAAGCCGGTTCCGATTACCGAAGCCGAGGCGAAACGGGTGATGGGGCAGATGGACAAGGCCAAGGCGATCGAGGAAGGTGAATTTCCCTTCAAAACCGGTGATGCTGTCAAGGTTACCGACGGTCCGTTTACTGATTTTTCCGGTTTCATCTCTGAAATAAATATGGAACGTAAGAAAGCAAAAGTAATGGTATCTATATTCGGCAGACCGACTCCGGTGGAGCTGGATTTTCTGCAAATAGGAGCTGCTACGTAG